Part of the Lolium rigidum isolate FL_2022 chromosome 6, APGP_CSIRO_Lrig_0.1, whole genome shotgun sequence genome, CGTGCGGGGATATGCAAGAGTAAGACCTCAGACTCCTGTAATCTAACCCTAACAAGAAAGCAGACAGGGTCTAGGTTTAGTTCAGACCACTTAACGCCTATACATATCATATGCCTAAAGCTACTAAATACCAGAAGAGCAAAATCTAACAGTTATAATACATAGTAGTCTATATAATGATCGGAAAATTTGTCGATGCATCTAAGCATCAGGATCATATATAACTAACCTAAAGAGCAATTCGGAATATATACACTCAGTACCTCGAGCTCTGTCATGAAACATGACAAACCAATTCTCTCGCAAGCACGTCTGGCGCGCAGATGTGCTATAGGCCCATACACTTTGCCCACTTGAATGCTCGCCCTATCTTAAACGGAAGTTCATAGTCTTCCATAAAAGATGACTCTCTCGTGGCTTCCTCTGCTTCTGACCACACATACAACCCCCGCTCATGGCGGCCGCCAGGGACAGTATTGTCAAGTATGACAGCAACCAGGAATGCAATGACCATGTTGAGTGACAGTAAAGTGTTGAGGACATAGTTTACCTGAGATGCAATGAAATAAAGAATCCCAATTAATAACTTATAAGTTAAGGTAATACATATTGATGGATAgtgctactccctccatcccaaaatgtaaggcaccTAAgctttagtcaaaagtcaacatattttaagttgaccaaatttatacgtGAAAATATAAACATTCACAATgccaaatcaatatcaatagattcaccagaAAGTATAGTTTCTCAAAATGTCCATTTGACATTGTAGATATCCACATTTTttcgtataaacttggtcaaacttagaagaTGTTGACTTTTAGCTAAAGCTtaggcgccttacattttgggacggagggagtatatttctTGACTTTCATGAATGGGGTTTTTCAGTTTTCGAACAGAAAATGGGAACCGCAGATTAATTTACGTACTGCATACTAAACAAAAGCATGCATGCAAATGAAATGCAAACATGATCGAATATATCGTGTCATCATATCTATAAATATGATTCATGGCCACTCTGTTCTATGCTGGAAGAAAGTACACAGAACCACCAACCAAATAGCATTTTGGCGCTCAAACCAAGCATTAAATTTGTAAAAGAAATGGCCACTGACCGGTCACAAACCACAGTTCTATGAATGTCACTCTACGGCCCACAGTAGTAACCATTTACAGTACAAATATTAAAGTGCACTTCGAAGTTAAAACTGACCGACCAGATTAATTTTCAGTTGGACCGTGTCTATCAGTAGCAAATTGTCAAAGAAAATGGTGTACATCATGTGTCAAATGAGAAGTCAAAGCGGAGGCGCAATTTTGTGTTTTTCTGTTTCTGGTTACTTTCAGATTAATTTTCAGTTGGAGCGTGTCTATCAGTAGCAAATTGCCAAAGAAAATGTTGTACATGTTGTGTCAAATGAGAAGTCAAAGCGGAGGTGCAATTTTGTGTTTTTCTGTTTCTGGTTACTTTCCCCTTACTTATACTTTCCTTGCTATACCTTTTCTTTTGCAGTATCCTTATGTCTCCAATTGTATACTAGTTTTATTCCAAAACTACTCCTGATCGAAACTAAAtatctctttttctactagtgagccaCTATATTTTTTGCGGAATGAAGGGTTCTATTTATTACTCTAAGGTCCAGTGTAGTGAACATCTACACTACGAACATTGAAGTAACCTTCAAAGTTAAAACTAACAGCCCAGACTAATTTTCAGTTGAATTATATCTTTAACTGGAAAATTGTCAAAAGAAAATGATGTACATGAGCTTGTGTCATATGAGAAGTCAAAATGGAGCTGTAGTCGTGTAATATACAAAAACAGTAAACGACAAAACTATGTGTGCAATTTTGTATTTTTCTGTGTCTGGCTAATTTCCACTTATTTATACTTTCCTTGCTATATCTTTTTATTTGCATTATCCGTATGTCCCCAATTGCATAGCAGTTTTTTTTCTTTCCAAAACTACTCCTGATGAAAGGACTTGTTTGGTTGGAGGCCTCACAAAGAGCTGCCTGGCCTAGAGTCTCCCTGAGACCTGCCTATAGGTTATTTGGTTGGCATCCTCGACAATGAAGCAGTAGCCTGGCCTGTAGAGCATCTGGCAGAGTCATTAGCCTGGCTGCAGCGTAGGCACATAGTTAGCCTGGCCCAGGCGTAACGAAACGGTCGCCTGGCTCAAGCCTGGGAGGCTAATGACACGGTCTCATGTGTGCTGTCCAATGAAGTCATGGTTCAATCATTATTTATGGGCTGACAATGCAGATTTAGCTGGCCAGGCTGTGGACACAAACCAAACGCGTCGATCTCAGGCTAGCCTGGCCAGGCAgttattttgattttttcaggCCCAGGTCAGGCTCCATATTTGCCCAGCAGCCCAGGCACGAAGCCAAGGACTCCAACCAAACTAGCCCTATATGTCTGTCTACTAGTCAGACACTAtaatttgcatatttttctatTCACCAGAATATAACCACAGAATTGTCGACTATAGTGCAAATATGCCTAACAGCAGACAGTGAAACGAAATTCTGCAGAAGATGGGAAGTTCAGCACATACCCCGCCAAATCCAGTGTGTATAGGTCCATGCGATGCGACATTGTATGGCTGAAAGTATGTTGGAACTGATGAGTTTGCATTAGGATGTAATCCATACTGTTGGAAGTATGATGGAATTGACAAGgacaaaaacaatgctagccccaCAACAATACAGTTCCTGGAGCTTCCTGTGGCACCATAACGAAGATTGGACAAGCCAAGAGCACAGAGCATGGCCCACATGAAACAAAGGAGAGCAGCAACCATAACATCAGGAATAGATGCAATGAAAGCACCAACTTTGCCTGTAAATGAGGTACAAGAACAATTGTAAGAAAGAACTATTCATCATGCTATAAACCAAGTGATGTTTGCTTTCCCAACATTGAGTGAGAAGTTTTTACActgagaaaaatgcaagtgattgCTTACCAACAATAGAGAGAACTATAAGAACAATAGCACCAAATCCAACTGCCTTGCGGCTACCCATTTTAGTCACAGCAATCGTATGTACATTCTCTGTTATTGTTGCTGACCCAACTCCTGTTCCCCACAGGCCAGCCAAAACTGTAGAGACACCTTCAATGCCTATACCCCTGCTAACAATTCCAGCTGTTGGTGGTCTTGTGGCCACAAACAAAGATGATGCATGGTAGGAACCAACCTTACGTCAAATGCACAGAAGAATTATTAGGAGATGGAAGAATATGGATCATGATGGACAATTAATGGCAGTATCTACAGAGTGGACAAATTTTACGTAACCTAGCAACATATGTGTCTGAGAAGGCAGCTTATCTCAAGTTGATGGTTACTAAGGGATCTACACCTTTTACGGTGTAGATTCCAATAAGTTTCTATGTACAGAAAAGAATGTAATACATTGCAAGATTATGTATGAAAAAAATACAGAATAAAGTAAAGCATATACAATCAAGGTTAAAAGCAATTCTAAACTTACTGAATCAACTGATGCGATTACTGATACAAGACACATCACAAGGCCCATTTTCCAATTAAAAACTGGAGTGCCCCATTGTAACGGATACGGAAATCTGAACCAAGGAGAAGCTCTTAAGGCATGTGAAGTGTCTACACGGCACGATTTCATCCTCAATACATGCGTCCGGCAAAAGGCTGAGACATTGTTTGAAGCGGGAATATTTGCATCACAACCTTTGAAGCTATAAACTCCACTTGCTGTCAGAACGAAAGCAATAGCCCATGTGATCCCAAGACCGAGAGGAACCTAAGGGGGGCAGCATCAATAGTTCAAAATTTAGCACATCATGGATTCACAATAACTGCCATGCAGCATAAATTAAGACAATACTATCAATATTATTAGctaaatcttaccgcataaattaGAAACACCCGGTACCCAAATAACTTTATTTTTCGGAGGTACTGCACCAAGGGAAATAAACAGATAGTCAGCATCAAACTATTTATAATGCAGAGTATATCATGTTTCATTTAACAAGGGTTTTACTGTGTACTCACTAGTGCAAAGATAATGACGACCAAAAATTGCAAGACACCCATCTCTATACATGACCCTACTTTAGTGAACCCATAACTAAAAAATGAGAGGCCAACAGCTGCAACCGTTGGTGAAACGACGACTGGATTTATCAACCTGAAACGAATAGATTGAAATATACAACAGAAATATAAGATTAGATTGGTTGATGGACGATGGTCACAAACTCACAATGCCACGCAAGTCCATCTCATTAGTCTACAAAATAATCATACAAACAGATATCATGCTATCTAGATATATCTAGGCTCCCTCAAGCCCAAGACACGAACTATGTTGGGTTACATTTTTTATTCTTCACTTTAAATTGTGCAAGATAGA contains:
- the LOC124667548 gene encoding nucleobase-ascorbate transporter 12-like, producing MATSSGALPLSRRARPGPWPPAPPPQPQPQPLSWAKRTGFQARVSGESVSTSTPTSAHAPLPRPADLESGPPTRPTSAAPPPPAANAKPQPPPHHRQPQPPPAPPARARRRDSDGGRPNGQPLPQLQEEEGEEQDAPQRAAHVKYELRDTPGILPVAVFGFQHYISMLGSIILVPLVMVPAMGGSADDTAAVVSTVLLVSGITTLLHTLFGTRLPLVQGPSFVYLAPALAIINSPEFFGLNDNNFKHIMKHLQGAIIIGGLFQVLLGYTGLMSLFLRLINPVVVSPTVAAVGLSFFSYGFTKVGSCIEMGVLQFLVVIIFALYLRKIKLFGYRVFLIYAVPLGLGITWAIAFVLTASGVYSFKGCDANIPASNNVSAFCRTHVLRMKSCRVDTSHALRASPWFRFPYPLQWGTPVFNWKMGLVMCLVSVIASVDSVGSYHASSLFVATRPPTAGIVSRGIGIEGVSTVLAGLWGTGVGSATITENVHTIAVTKMGSRKAVGFGAIVLIVLSIVGKVGAFIASIPDVMVAALLCFMWAMLCALGLSNLRYGATGSSRNCIVVGLALFLSLSIPSYFQQYGLHPNANSSVPTYFQPYNVASHGPIHTGFGGVNYVLNTLLSLNMVIAFLVAVILDNTVPGGRHERGLYVWSEAEEATRESSFMEDYELPFKIGRAFKWAKCMGL